A region from the Benincasa hispida cultivar B227 chromosome 10, ASM972705v1, whole genome shotgun sequence genome encodes:
- the LOC120089475 gene encoding putative [ribosomal protein S18]-alanine N-acetyltransferase produces MNSGNIVELRRNSTNWAKVVEDIVKLEKKIFPKHESLARFFDEELRKQNSGLLFLDLHGQVVAYVMYYWPSSLYAIIAKLAVKENCRRQGHGEALLKAAIEKCRTRNIQRIGLHVDPLRTAAMNLYKKLGFQVDSLIEGYYSADRDAYRMYLEF; encoded by the exons ATGAACAGTGGAAACATCGTTGAATTGCGAAGAAACTCCACCAACTGGGCTAAGGTAGTGGAAGACATCGTGAAGCTCGAGAAGAAGATATTCCCAAAACACGAGTCTCTTGCCAGGTTCTTCGACGAAGAATTGAGAAAACAGAATTCTGGATTGCTCTTCCTGGACTTACATGGACAAGTCGTAGCTTATGTCATGTATTATTGGCCCTCTTCCCTCTACGCTATCATCGCCAAACTCGCAG TGAAGGAGAACTGTAGGAGACAAGGTCATGGAGAAGCACTCCTGAAGGCAGCCATTGAGAAGTGCAGAACCAGAAACATTCAGCGGATAGGTCTTCATGTTGATCCCTTGAGGACGGCGGCTATGAATCTCTACAAGAAACTTGGGTTCCAAGTTGATAGCTTGATTGAAGGATACTACTCTGCCGATCGAGATGCCTACAGAATGTACTTGGAATTTTGA
- the LOC120089474 gene encoding tetraspanin-19 isoform X1: MEIGKNSLNHLKNRISTKSYDAEFFEARKDAKFLAGSGYLWRLNITFISLLLAICFLIFKLELFAYLSGQLSNWQQMVRMLRICMQSLLKFVNSGNGMVGIAMILYGIWLIRAWQRHFGHLPYGPSDPIPWFMYSFFGLGILLCVITCLGHIAAETANGCCLHLYMVLVFMVLMVEAGVTTDVFLNRDWEEDFPKDPSGSFDQFKHFIKLNFDICKWIGISMVSIQGLSLLLAMVLKAIGSRRYYDSDDEYASERLPLLKNALHSPTTCVIGDPVFPSKNDTWNKRTDDE, translated from the exons ATGGAAATAGGAAAGAATTCTCTGAATCATTTGAAGAATAGAATATCTACTAAATCCTATGATGCAGAGTTCTTTGAAGCCCGAAAAGACGCAAAATTCTTGGCGGGCAGCGGGTATCTCTGGCGGTTGAATATTACGTTCATTAGCCTTCTCTTGGCTATCTGTTTTCTCATTTTCAAACTTGAGTTGTTTGCGTATTTGTCTGGCCAATTGAGTAATTGGCAACAAATGGTAAGAATGTTGAGGATCTGCATGCAATCCTTGTTGAAGTTCGTGAATTCTGGAAATGGGATGGTTGGAATCGCCATGATTTTGTACGGAATTTGGTTGATAAGGGCTTGGCAGAGGCATTTTGGCCATTTGCCCTATGGACCCAGTGACCCAATTCCATG GTTCATGTACAGTTTTTTTGGCCTAGGAATTCTTTTATGTGTGATCACATGCTTGGGTCATATTGCTGCTGAAACTGCTAATGGTTGTTGCCTTCATCTG TATATGGTGCTTGTCTTTATGGTTCTCATGGTGGAGGCTGGGGTGACAACAGATGTATTTCTGAATCGTGACTGGGAGGAG GATTTTCCAAAAGATCCAAGTGGAAGTTTTGATCAGTTCAAACATTTCATCAAATTGAACTTCGATATCTGCAAATGGATAGGGATCTCAATGGTGTCTATTCag GGTTTGTCTCTCTTGTTGGCAATGGTACTAAAAGCAATTGGATCGCGTCGATATTACGACAGCGATGATGAGTATGCTTCTGAGAGGCTTCCACTTCTTAAGAATGCTCTTCATTCACCAACTACATGTGTTATTGGGGACCCTGTCTTTCCATCTAAAAATGATACATGGAACAAACGAACCGACGACGAG TAA
- the LOC120089474 gene encoding tetraspanin-19 isoform X2: MVRMLRICMQSLLKFVNSGNGMVGIAMILYGIWLIRAWQRHFGHLPYGPSDPIPWFMYSFFGLGILLCVITCLGHIAAETANGCCLHLYMVLVFMVLMVEAGVTTDVFLNRDWEEDFPKDPSGSFDQFKHFIKLNFDICKWIGISMVSIQGLSLLLAMVLKAIGSRRYYDSDDEYASERLPLLKNALHSPTTCVIGDPVFPSKNDTWNKRTDDE, translated from the exons ATGGTAAGAATGTTGAGGATCTGCATGCAATCCTTGTTGAAGTTCGTGAATTCTGGAAATGGGATGGTTGGAATCGCCATGATTTTGTACGGAATTTGGTTGATAAGGGCTTGGCAGAGGCATTTTGGCCATTTGCCCTATGGACCCAGTGACCCAATTCCATG GTTCATGTACAGTTTTTTTGGCCTAGGAATTCTTTTATGTGTGATCACATGCTTGGGTCATATTGCTGCTGAAACTGCTAATGGTTGTTGCCTTCATCTG TATATGGTGCTTGTCTTTATGGTTCTCATGGTGGAGGCTGGGGTGACAACAGATGTATTTCTGAATCGTGACTGGGAGGAG GATTTTCCAAAAGATCCAAGTGGAAGTTTTGATCAGTTCAAACATTTCATCAAATTGAACTTCGATATCTGCAAATGGATAGGGATCTCAATGGTGTCTATTCag GGTTTGTCTCTCTTGTTGGCAATGGTACTAAAAGCAATTGGATCGCGTCGATATTACGACAGCGATGATGAGTATGCTTCTGAGAGGCTTCCACTTCTTAAGAATGCTCTTCATTCACCAACTACATGTGTTATTGGGGACCCTGTCTTTCCATCTAAAAATGATACATGGAACAAACGAACCGACGACGAG TAA
- the LOC120088542 gene encoding expansin-B3-like yields MQLLLPRHSFRLIRALFCATALLQWFTAAAQLQHRVPNLHWLPATATWYGSPEGDGSDGGACGYGNLVDVKPLKARVGAVSPVLFRNGEGCGACYKVKCLDQNICSRRAVTIIVTDECPGGYCSNGNTHFDLSGAAFGRMAIAGEGGQLRNRGEIPVIYRRTPCKYPGKNIAFHVNEGSTDYWLSLLVEFEDGDGDIGAMQIKETNSGEWLDMNHLWGANWCIIGGPLKGPFSVRLTTLSTGRTLSARDIIPRNWSPKATYTSRLNFFS; encoded by the exons ATGCAGCTCCTCCTCCCCCGCCATAGTTTCCGGCTCATTAGAGCTTTGTTCTGTGCTACGGCTTTGCTTCAGTGGTTCACGGCGGCGGCTCAGCTCCAACACCGTGTACCGAATCTACATTGGCTTCCAGCCACTGCCACGTGGTACGGAAGTCCCGAGGGAGATGGTAGCGACG GTGGAGCATGTGGGTATGGTAATTTAGTGGATGTGAAGCCTCTAAAGGCCAGAGTTGGGGCTGTGAGTCCAGTTCTGTTCAGAAACGGTGAAGGGTGTGGAGCCTGTTACAAAGTAAAATGTTTAGACCAGAACATTTGCTCCAGACGAGCTGTGACTATAATCGTCACCGACGAGTGCCCCGGTGGGTATTGTTCGAATGGCAATACCCACTTCGATCTCAGCGGAGCCGCTTTTGGCCGTATGGCCATCGCCGGCGAAGGTGGGCAGCTGAGAAACCGAGGGGAAATCCCAGTAATTTACCGACG GACTCCGTGTAAGTACCCAGGCAAGAACATTGCGTTCCATGTCAATGAAGGCTCGACAGATTACTGGCTCTCACTGTTGGTTGAATTCGAGGATGGGGATGGAGACATAGGTGCAATGCAAATAAAAGAA ACAAATTCAGGGGAGTGGCTGGATATGAACCATCTATGGGGGGCAAATTGGTGCATAATTGGTGGGCCATTAAAGGGCCCATTCTCGGTGAGATTAACAACATTATCTACAGGAAGAACCCTCTCAGCGAGGGATATAATCCCAAGGAATTGGTCTCCCAAAGCCACTTACACTTCCCGCCTTAATTTCTTCTCTTGA